Proteins encoded within one genomic window of Girardinichthys multiradiatus isolate DD_20200921_A chromosome 21, DD_fGirMul_XY1, whole genome shotgun sequence:
- the LOC124858234 gene encoding apolipoprotein D-like yields MSAVYLVLLLLPLISAQTFHWGPCPNPAVQPGFIVEKYLGKWYEIEKLPASFARGKCIEANYALRKDGTIRVLNSQFYKDKVRTAEGTAVIRDMREMAKLGVSFSYFTPYSPYWVLTTDYTSVAVVYSCTDILRLFHVDYAWILSRSHFLPAETVRYAKQLLVREGIDISRMKATDQNCKDI; encoded by the exons ATGTCTGCTGTCTACCTCGTCCTCCTGCTGCTACCTCTAATCTCGGCCCAGACTTTTCACTGGGGTCCATGTCCCAATCCGGCAGTGCAGCCCGGCTTCATTgttgaaaaa TACTTGGGAAAGTGGTATGAGATAGAGAAGCTTCCTGCTTCCTTTGCACGAGGAAAGTGCATCGAGGCAAACTACGCCTTGAGGAAAGATGGTACCATCCGAGTGCTGAACTCCCAGTTCTA TAAAGATAAAGTAAGGACAGCAGAAGGGACAGCTGTGATTCGTGACATGAGGGAGATGGCCAAACTCGGAGTCAGCTTCTCATACT TCACTCCCTACAGCCCATACTGGGTCCTCACCACCGACTACACCAGCGTGGCTGTGGTGTACTCCTGCACGGACATCCTCCGCCTGTTCCACGTCGACTATGCCTGGATCCTCTCGCGGTCACACTTCTTGCCTGCGGAGACGGTGCGCTACGCCAAACAGCTGCTGGTCAGAGAAGGAATCGATATCTCCAGGATGAAGGCCACTGATCAGAACTGCAAGGACATCTAG